The following are encoded together in the Acipenser ruthenus chromosome 24, fAciRut3.2 maternal haplotype, whole genome shotgun sequence genome:
- the LOC117429130 gene encoding beta-crystallin B1-like — protein MSHSAAQGSIGSHPKGLRNCKIIFYEYENFQGRRMEFNNECRNLCDRGFDRVGSIRVECGPWVGYEQQNFGGEMFMLEKGEYPRWDSWSNSYRNDRFMSFRPVRMDVQDHKICMYECVNFEGRKMEVCDEDIPSLWSYSFQDRVASIQVTGGTWVGYQYPGYRGYQYVFECGPYKHWNEWGSNQPQIQSIRRVKDMQWYRRGCFETTST, from the exons ATGTCTCATTCCGCAGCTCAGGGCAGTATTGGAAGCCATCCGAAGGGCCTGCGCAACTGTAAG ATCATCTTTTATGAATATGAAAATTTCCAAGGGCGCAGGATGGAGTTTAACAACGAGTGCCGTAACCTGTGTGACCGGGGGTTTGACAGAGTGGGGTCCATCCGCGTTGAATGCGGCCC GTGGGTGGGGTACGAGCAGCAGAATTTCGGGGGCGAGATGTTCATGCTGGAGAAAGGGGAGTACCCTCGCTGGGACTCCTGGTCTAACAGCTACAGGAACGACCGCTTCATGTCCTTCCGTCCCGTCCGTATG GACGTGCAGGACCATAAGATCTGCATGTACGAGTGTGTGAACTTCGAGGGACGCAAGATGGAGGTGTGCGATGAGGACATCCCCAGCCTCTGGTCCTACAGCTTCCAGGACCGAGTGGCCAGCATCCAGGTCACAGGAGGAAC CTGGGTGGGGTATCAGTACCCTGGTTACCGTGGTTACCAGTATGTGTTTGAGTGCGGCCCGTACAAGCACTGGAACGAGTGGGGAAGCAACCAGCCCCAGATCCAATCCATCCGCAGAGTGAAGGACATGCAGTGGTACCGTCGAGGCTGCTTCGAGACCACCTCCACCTAG
- the LOC117429131 gene encoding beta-crystallin A1 gives MAQTNPMPMGPWKITVYDQECFQGKRMEFTGSCQNIMECGFDTVRSVKVECGAWVGYEHSSFCGQQFILERGEYPRWDAWSGSNAYHIERMMSFRPICSANHKESKMTVFERENFIGRQWELCDDYPSLQAMGWCNNEIGSMKTMSGAWVCYQYPGYRGYQYIMECDRHGGEYKHWKEWGSHAQTFQVQSIRRIQQ, from the exons ATGGCGCAGACAAATCCGATGCCCATGGGACCATGGAAG atcACGGTCTATGATCAGGAATGCTTCCAGGGCAAGCGCATGGAGTTCACTGGCTCCTGTCAGAATATCATGGAGTGTGGGTTCGACACTGTCCGCTCAGTGAAAGTGGAGTGCGGCGC CTGGGTCGGCTACGAGCACTCCAGTTTCTGCGGGCAGCAGTTCATCCTGGAGAGAGGAGAGTACCCTCGCTGGGACGCCTGGAGCGGCAGCAACGCCTATCACATTGAGAGGATGATGTCCTTCCGCCCCATCTGCTCCGCT AACCACAAGGAGTCCAAGATGACCGTGTTTGAACGGGAGAACTTCATCGGGCGCCAGTGGGAGCTGTGCGATGACTACCCCTCTCTGCAGGCTATGGGCTGGTGCAACAACGAGATCGGCTCCATGAAGACCATGAGTGGAGC CTGGGTGTGTTATCAGTACCCTGGTTACCGTGGATACCAGTATATCATGGAGTGCGATCGCCACGGTGGAGAGTACAAACACTGGAAGGAGTGGGGCTCCCATGCCCAGACTTTCCAAGTGCAGTCCATCCGTCGAATCCAGCAGTGA
- the LOC117429129 gene encoding zona pellucida sperm-binding protein 4-like, with the protein MESVRSSAARWVTVCVFFGLVNAAFGSYRERRSETSVKFEDLTDVITCADNYMELKITPTQFQGTSSRFKVQDLQGNWLDATSIAFKCRYNIRSDMPNHVSVFQVYYDGCYVRQQNNKYMLSALVEAVDPSDRIMIIKKTPMECPYYSWITYPVRTTTSQGIPLPVTGSCEVPSTEVLPCGEANINQTACRVKGCCFKSTMFPACYYGNTVNVQCTRDGYMMTAISKAVTKPDLLLNSVSLIGGRNPPCAPVGRSASFLLFKFPLGACGTRLRLADDKVVYENEMSGTIDVLDSQYGSITRDADYKLTIRCLYSAKMALPLQVQIQSVDPPRPVAEQGPLRIELRIAKDKAYGSYFADLEYPLVRVLRELVYVEVRLLGRTDPKIHLVLDDCWGTSTTSPLSEPRWSLLVDGCPYKEDYNYLTSLIPVNASSGLVNPTHYKRFQLKMFAFVNVLLKKASKEPIFLYCSAAACSPSASDSCTVSCPPGGRVARQAELAQRDMVIAHSGPIIFMEAERNVEVDHNGRARNTYSDVDLVTDSRPSLIGAPFQEGSEVEDQGFMKHLPWVLTVVLTGAVLVGAVWKLTLRASRETKL; encoded by the exons ATGGAGTCTGTACGGTCTAGCGCTGCCCGGTGGGTCACGGTTTGCGTGTTCTTCGGGCTTGTGAATGCGGCTTTCGGGTCCTACAGGGAGAGGAGAAGTGAGACGTCAGTGAAGTTTGAAGATCTCACTGATGTTATCACCTGCGCCGACAATTACATGGAGTTGAAGATAACGCCTACTCAATTTCAGGGGACGAGCAGTAGATTTAAAGTTCAGG ATCTGCAAGGCAATTGGCTTGATGCGACCTCTATTGCGTTCAAGTGTAGATACAACATACGCTCTGATATGCCCAACCACGTGAGCGTCTTCCAGGTCTATTATGACGGCTGTTATGTTAGACAACAG AATAACAAATACATGCTTTCTGCCCTTGTTGAAGCAGTGGACCCAAGTGATAGAATAATGATCATTAAGAAGACTCCCATGGAATGCCCTTACT ATTCCTGGATCACTTATCCTGTTCGGACCACGACATCCCAGGGCATTCCATTGCCGGTTACCGGTTCTTGCGAGGTTCCATCAACAGAAGTGTTGCCCTGTGGTGAAGCCAACATTAATCAAACAGCCTGTAGGGTCAAAGGATGTTGCTTCAAGTCTACCATGTTCCCTGCTTGCTACTATGGAAATACTG TAAATGTCCAGTGCACCAGAGACGGTTACATGATGACCGCTATTAGTAAGGCGGTGACCAAGCCGGACTTGCTTCTCAATTCGGTCAGTTTGATTGGGGGACGAAACCCGCCATGTGCTCCAGTTGGCCGTTCTGCCAGCTTCCTGCTGTTCAAGTTTCCACTTGGCGCTTGTGGGACTCGCTTAAGG CTGGCTGATGACAAAGTCGTTTATGAGAATGAGATGTCTGGCACTATAGATGTTCTGGACAGTCAATATGGGTCAATCACCAGAGATGCAGATTACAA ATTGACCATCCGCTGTCTCTATTCTGCGAAGATGGCCCTGCCTCTGCAGGTCCAAATCCAATCTGTAGACCCACCGCGCCCTGTAGCTGAACAGGGACCTCTCCGCATTGAACTCAGAATTGCAAAAG ataaaGCCTATGGATCCTACTTTGCCGACTTGGAGTATCCCCTTGTCAGAGTGCTCCGAGAACTTGTGTACGTAGAGGTTCGCCTCTTGGGGAGAACAGACCCCAAAATCCACCTGGTTCTAGATGATTGCTGGGGTACGTCTACCACAAGCCCCCTCAGCGAGCCCCGCTGGAGCCTTCTGGTGGATGG ctgcccATACAAGGAAGACTACAACTATCTGACATCGCTGATCCCAGTTAATGCCTCTTCAGGACTAGTAAACCCAACACACTATAAACGGTTTCAGTTGAAGATGTTTGCCTTTGTGAATGTGCTTCTAAAGAAGGCCTCCAAGGAGCCA atctTCCTGTACTGTAGTGCAGCGGCATGTTCTCCATCTGCTTCAGACTCTTGCACTGTCAGCTGTCCCCCTGGAGGAA GAGTTGCCCGACAAGCTGAACTTGCACAGCGGGATATGGTGATTGCCCACAGTGGACCCATTATTTTCATGGAGGCGGAAAGAAATGTTGAGGTTGACCACAATG GGAGAGCACGCAATACTTATTCGGACGTAGATTTGGTGACGGACAGTAGGCCCAGCCTCATTGGGGCACCCTTCCAGGAGGGAAGTGAGGTTGAAGACCAAG GGTTCATGAAGCACCTTCCATGGGTCCTCACTGTGGTGTTGACGGGGGCTGTGCTGGTGGGTGCTGTCTGGAAGCTGACACTTCGCGCTAGTAGAGAGACAAAgctgtga
- the LOC117429868 gene encoding zona pellucida sperm-binding protein 4-like, protein MVKFLFTGACARLGVWLLITGVTVFRVQAQRLRSRDAGVPVTCSDGYMEVAVTPSEFGGTTITFNIRDKTQQLVDAATLESCKYTVYKKNADLTWVLSVSFDACYIQKGYFYIQDVQVVGSDAAGRVVFGGNVAMKCPLLAVAVPVSGSIASGSCDVPVTEKLSCGESFIRKDDCEAQDCCYDQNSQYPCYYGNKVTVQCTRDGQVVVVVSRNATRPQLSLGSVSMLGGRNPPCNPVRTSSAFTMFKFPVSACGTTMKRNGSDVVYENLMSAFIDVRTGPGGSITRDSTYKLLLQCRYAGNKSVPLQAVVYTIAPPPPVAAQGPLRVELRIAREQSYGSYYTSLDYPVTYVLREPVYVEVRILERTDTNIVLTLDDCWATSTPSPLGKPQWNLLVDGCPYRDDNYLTSLVPVDAATSRLPNPTHYKRFVLKMFAFVDPVSRRALKEMIYIHCSAAVCYPSVMDSCVKRCIAKRHARDAPLQTVRKEAAPSKQTAVASSGAVILTAPDARALESWDFESEVPQSLGYGLMGAAASVVLVVFVLVPVAVWRLKPRVEETKL, encoded by the exons ATGGTGAAGTTTCTGTTTACCGGCGCGTGTGCGCGGCTGGGAGTCTGGCTGCTGATCACCGGAGTGACTGTGTTTAGGGTCCAGGCTCAGCGGCTTCGTTCTCGGGATGCAGGTGTTCCTGTTACCTGCAGCGACGGTTACATGGAAGTGGCAGTTACGCCTTCAGAATTTGGTGGCACGACGATAACCTTTAATATCCGGG ATAAAACACAACAGCTAGTGGATGCTGCAACTCTTGAATCCTGTAAATACACTGTCTACAAAAAAAACGCTGACTTGACTTGGGTCTTGTCGGTGTCTTTTGATGCCTGCTATATTCAAAAG GGTTACTTCTACATTCAAGATGTTCAGGTTGTTGGCTCAGATGCTGCAGGAAGAGTTGTCTTTGGGGGTAACGTTGCCATGAAGTGCCCGCTTCTAGCAGTGGCAG TGCCAGTTAGTGGATCAATTGCATCTGGCTCTTGTGATGTTCCTGTGACTGAAAAGCTTTCCTGTGGCGAGTCCTTCATTCGTAAAGATGATTGTGAAGCCCAGGACTGCTGCTATGACCAGAACAGTCAATATCCCTGCTATTACGGAAACAAAG TGACTGTCCAGTGCACCAGAGATGGCCAGGTTGTGGTTGTGGTGTCCAGGAATGCTACCAGACCCCAGCTGAGTCTGGGTTCAGTCAGCATGCTCGGGGGTAGAAATCCACCATGCAACCCTGTCCGCACCTCCTCTGCCTTCACTATGTTCAAATTCCCAGTCAGTGCCTGTGGCACCACTATGAAG CGGAATGGCTCAGACGTGGTGTATGAAAATCTCATGTCTGCTTTTATTGATGTGAGGACTGGACCTGGGGGCTCCATCACAAGGGACAGCACTTACAA GCTGCTGTTGCAGTGCCGGTATGCAGGGAACAAGTCTGTTCCTCTGCAGGCTGTGGTCTACACCATTGCACCTCCCCCTCCAGTAGCGGCACAAGGACCGCTCCGTGTGGAACTCCGGATTGCAAGAG AACAATCTTATGGTTCCTACTACACCTCTCTTGACTATCCCGTCACCTATGTCCTCCGGGAGCCTGTGTACGTTGAGGTTCGCATCTTGGAGAGGACGGACACCAACATCGTCCTGACTCTGGATGACTGCTGGGCTACCTCCACCCCCAGCCCTCTCGGCAAGCCCCAGTGGAACCTTCTGGTTGATGG gtgCCCATACAGAGATGACAACTACCTGACCAGCTTGGTTCCTGTTGATGCTGCCACCTCCAGACTGCCAAACCCAACGCACTACAAGCGGTTTGTGCTCAAGATGTTCGCCTTTGTGGATCCTGTATCGCGACGAGCCTTGAAGGAAATG ATCTACATTCACTGTAGTGCAGCTGTGTGCTATCCTTCTGTCATGGACTCCTGTGTCAAAAGATGCATTGCTAAAA GACATGCCAGAGACGCACCCCTGCAGACGGTGAGAAAGGAAGCTGCTCCTTCCAAGCAGACTGCAGTGGCTTCCAGTGGAGCCGTGATCCTGACTGCTCCAGATGCCCGTGCTTTAGAGAGCTGGGATTTTGAAAGCGAAG TTCCTCAGTCCCTCGGTTATGGTTTGATGGGAGCCGCAGCCTCCGTTGTGCTTGTGGTCTTCGTTCTGGTGCCGGTAGCTGTATGGAGACTGAAACCTCGGGTGGAAGAAACAAAACTGTGA